The proteins below come from a single Saccharopolyspora sp. SCSIO 74807 genomic window:
- a CDS encoding APC family permease gives MFKLATATKRLLVGQPFRSDRLSHTLLPKRLALPVFASDAMSSVAYAPEELFLVLSVAGLSAYALTPWLGALVALVMLTVVASYRQNVRAYPSGGGDYEVATKNLGRRAGLTVGSALLVDYVLTVAVSISSAAANIGALIPFVGTHKVWFAVAAIVVLTAINLRGLRESGGFLAVPVYAFLLGVLGMIAFGLFRALVLGHEMRAESASVQIAPDETQVAGLAFVFLVMRAFSQGAAALTGVEAISNGVPAFRKPKSRNAATTLLMMGAISVIMLMGLISLAQYTGVRIAEDPVHQIIGAPPGYVQQTMIAQIAAAVFNVFPPGVYYVTACTAIILVLAANTAFNGFPVLGSILAQDRYLPRQFHTRGDRLAFSNGIVFLAVFAAVLVMAFDAEVTQLVQLYVVGVFVSFTVSQTGMVRHWNRLLRTEKDVSQRRRMRRSQAINAFGLVMTGSVLVIVLATKLAKGAWIALAAMAAIYLLMTAIRRHYDSVQEELAQYDEPAVLPSRNYALVLVSQVHLPTLRALAYARATRPDTLEAITVNVDDAGTRELTSAWESKDLPVPLKVIESPYREVTRPLIEYVKRIRRNSPRDVVTVFIPEYVVGHWWEQLLHNQSALRLKGRLLFEPGVMVTSVPWQLASSTRAKQRAKQRVMPGALRRGLGETKGNERR, from the coding sequence GCGGCTGGCGCTGCCGGTGTTCGCCTCCGACGCGATGTCGTCGGTGGCCTACGCGCCGGAGGAACTGTTCCTGGTGCTGTCGGTGGCGGGACTGTCGGCCTACGCGCTGACGCCGTGGTTGGGTGCGCTGGTCGCGCTGGTGATGCTCACCGTGGTGGCCAGCTACCGGCAGAACGTGCGCGCCTACCCGTCCGGTGGCGGGGACTACGAGGTCGCCACCAAGAACCTGGGGCGGCGCGCGGGATTGACGGTGGGCAGCGCGCTGCTGGTGGACTACGTGCTCACGGTCGCCGTGTCGATCTCGTCGGCGGCCGCGAACATCGGTGCGCTGATCCCGTTCGTGGGCACGCACAAGGTGTGGTTCGCGGTGGCCGCGATCGTCGTGCTGACCGCGATCAACCTGCGCGGGCTGCGCGAGTCCGGGGGATTCCTGGCGGTGCCGGTGTACGCCTTCCTGCTCGGCGTGCTCGGCATGATCGCGTTCGGGCTGTTCCGCGCGCTCGTGCTCGGCCACGAGATGCGCGCCGAGAGCGCTTCGGTGCAGATCGCCCCGGACGAGACGCAGGTGGCCGGGCTGGCGTTCGTGTTCCTGGTGATGCGGGCGTTCTCGCAGGGTGCCGCGGCGCTGACCGGCGTGGAAGCGATCAGCAACGGGGTGCCCGCGTTCCGCAAGCCGAAGTCCCGGAACGCGGCGACGACGCTGCTGATGATGGGCGCGATCTCGGTCATCATGCTGATGGGGCTGATCTCCCTGGCGCAGTACACCGGGGTGCGCATCGCGGAGGACCCGGTGCACCAGATCATCGGCGCACCGCCCGGCTACGTGCAGCAGACGATGATCGCCCAGATCGCCGCCGCGGTGTTCAACGTCTTCCCGCCCGGCGTCTACTACGTCACCGCCTGCACCGCGATCATCCTGGTGCTGGCGGCGAACACCGCGTTCAACGGCTTCCCCGTGCTGGGGTCGATCCTGGCGCAGGACCGCTACCTGCCGCGGCAGTTCCACACCCGCGGCGACCGGCTGGCGTTCTCCAACGGCATCGTGTTCCTGGCGGTGTTCGCGGCGGTGCTGGTGATGGCCTTCGACGCCGAGGTCACCCAGCTCGTGCAGCTCTACGTGGTGGGCGTGTTCGTGTCGTTCACGGTGAGCCAGACCGGGATGGTGCGGCACTGGAACCGGTTGCTGCGCACGGAGAAGGACGTCTCGCAGCGGCGGCGGATGCGCCGCTCGCAGGCGATCAACGCCTTCGGGCTGGTGATGACCGGCTCGGTGCTGGTGATCGTGCTGGCCACGAAGCTGGCCAAGGGCGCGTGGATCGCACTGGCGGCGATGGCGGCGATCTACCTGCTGATGACCGCGATCCGGCGGCACTACGACTCGGTGCAGGAGGAGCTGGCCCAGTACGACGAGCCGGCCGTGCTGCCGTCGCGGAACTACGCGCTGGTGCTGGTGTCCCAGGTGCACCTGCCGACGCTGCGCGCGTTGGCCTACGCGCGGGCGACCCGCCCGGACACGCTGGAGGCGATCACGGTCAACGTGGACGACGCGGGCACCAGGGAACTCACCTCCGCCTGGGAGTCGAAGGACCTGCCGGTGCCGTTGAAGGTCATCGAGTCGCCGTACCGCGAGGTGACCCGGCCGCTGATCGAATACGTCAAGCGGATCCGCCGCAACAGCCCCCGCGACGTGGTCACCGTGTTCATCCCGGAGTACGTCGTCGGACACTGGTGGGAGCAGCTGCTGCACAACCAGAGCGCGCTGCGGCTCAAGGGCCGGTTGCTGTTCGAGCCGGGCGTGATGGTGACCAGCGTGCCGTGGCAGCTCGCGTCGTCGACGCGGGCCAAGCAGCGCGCCAAGCAACGGGTGATGCCGGGCGCGCTGCGGCGCGGCCTGGGTGAGACGAAGGGGAACGAACGCCGGTGA
- a CDS encoding TRAM domain-containing protein, with protein MTGKLDWTGKRLKLDVGPVAHGGHCVARHEGRVVFVRHALPGEVVLAEVTEDPGKGFCRADAVEVFTAAEGRVQPPCPLADMSRGRDRCGGCDWQHADPVTQRELKAAVVREQLQRIAGLDREVVVRELPGGPLRWRTRVRLAVDRVGRPGFHPHRSHRVLPVADCPITVPGALDGVTDREWPSGAELEVVADGQGEVHVAQREKAPQRRRGKRGAVISTQVEGSGVAREQAAGRNWELAADGFWQVHPAAADTFAETVRRMAAVPGGGVAWDLYGGVGLFAAVLAEQTGPAGSVLVVESSRRATEDAVANLRDLPQVSFRAGAVEDVLADESLPRPDVAVLDPPRKGAGRAVVEAVCARRPARVVHVACDPAALARDVGLFAEHGYRLAELEAFDAFPMTHHVECIALLEPVAPGRSREA; from the coding sequence GTGACCGGCAAACTCGACTGGACCGGCAAGCGTCTGAAACTCGACGTGGGACCGGTCGCCCACGGCGGGCACTGCGTGGCCCGCCACGAAGGCCGGGTGGTGTTCGTGCGGCACGCGCTACCCGGTGAGGTGGTGCTGGCGGAGGTCACCGAGGACCCCGGCAAGGGGTTCTGCCGGGCCGACGCGGTGGAGGTGTTCACCGCGGCCGAGGGCCGGGTGCAGCCGCCCTGCCCGCTGGCGGACATGTCGCGGGGCCGGGACCGCTGCGGCGGCTGCGACTGGCAGCACGCGGATCCGGTCACGCAGCGCGAGCTGAAGGCGGCGGTGGTCCGCGAGCAGCTGCAGCGCATCGCCGGTCTGGATCGCGAGGTCGTGGTCCGGGAACTGCCGGGCGGTCCGCTGCGCTGGCGCACCCGCGTCCGGCTGGCGGTGGACCGGGTGGGGCGTCCCGGTTTCCATCCGCACCGCAGCCACCGGGTGCTGCCGGTCGCGGACTGCCCGATCACGGTGCCGGGCGCGCTGGACGGCGTCACCGACCGGGAGTGGCCGAGCGGCGCGGAGCTCGAGGTCGTGGCCGACGGGCAGGGCGAAGTGCACGTCGCGCAGCGGGAGAAGGCGCCGCAGCGCCGCAGGGGCAAGCGCGGCGCGGTGATCTCCACGCAGGTCGAGGGATCGGGCGTGGCGCGCGAGCAGGCCGCCGGGCGGAACTGGGAACTCGCCGCGGACGGCTTCTGGCAGGTGCACCCGGCCGCAGCGGACACCTTCGCCGAGACGGTCCGCCGGATGGCTGCGGTGCCCGGCGGTGGTGTGGCCTGGGATCTCTACGGCGGAGTCGGCTTGTTCGCCGCGGTGCTGGCCGAGCAGACCGGACCGGCCGGTTCGGTGCTCGTGGTCGAGTCCTCCCGCCGCGCCACCGAGGACGCGGTCGCGAACCTGCGGGACCTTCCGCAGGTGTCGTTCCGGGCCGGAGCGGTCGAGGACGTGCTCGCCGACGAATCCTTGCCGCGGCCGGACGTGGCAGTGCTCGACCCGCCGCGCAAGGGCGCGGGCCGGGCGGTGGTCGAGGCCGTGTGCGCGCGGCGGCCGGCGCGAGTGGTGCACGTGGCCTGCGACCCGGCTGCCCTGGCGCGCGACGTCGGCCTGTTCGCCGAGCACGGATACCGGCTCGCTGAGCTCGAGGCGTTCGACGCCTTCCCGATGACGCACCACGTGGAGTGCATCGCGCTGCTCGAACCCGTGGCGCCCGGCCGGTCGCGAGAAGCGTGA
- the dxs gene encoding 1-deoxy-D-xylulose-5-phosphate synthase — protein MTLLESVQGPADLKRLEHGELVELAAEIRSFLVEKVSRTGGHLGPNLGAVELTLSLHRVFDSPRDALVFDTGHQSYVHKMVTGRQQGFDRLRKKDGLAPYPSRAESEHDLVENSHASTSLSYADGLARSFQLTGGGRHAVAVVGDGALTGGMCWEALNNIAADQERPLVIVVNDNGRSYAPTIGGLAEHLAALRLNPGYEKALESGRRTLRNLPVVGRPLYTGLHAAKSGLKDAFSPQVMFSDLGIKYLGPVDGHDMRAMEQALQMARSFGGPVIVHAVTRKGNGFAPAENHEADQMHQVKVIDPETGAPTKPAPTSWTNVYSDELVRIGAERSDVVALTAAMLGPTGLDKFAKAYPERCFDVGIAEQHAMTSAAGMAMGGLHPVFAVYSTFLNRAFDQLLLDVALHRQPVTVTLDRSGITGDDGPSHNGMWDLSILGVIPGIRVAAPRDAVTLREELREAVAVDDGPTVVRFSKGSVIEEVPAVERVGGVDVLHRPDRGERSDVLLAVVGAFGEAAVAAARRLSAQGIGVTVVDPRWVLPVPEQVVTMVGEHELVVTLEDCGRHGGFGWSLAAALRDAGIDVPLRDLAVPNEFPEHASREEVLAELGLTEQQVARQITEWVADRLRAAQRESIGDTLSREA, from the coding sequence GTGACGCTGCTGGAATCCGTGCAAGGTCCGGCCGACCTGAAACGACTCGAGCACGGTGAGCTGGTGGAGCTGGCCGCCGAGATCCGGTCGTTCCTGGTCGAGAAGGTCTCCCGCACCGGCGGCCACCTCGGCCCCAACCTCGGCGCGGTGGAGCTGACGCTGTCGCTGCACCGGGTTTTCGACTCGCCGCGGGACGCGCTCGTGTTCGACACCGGGCACCAGTCCTACGTGCACAAGATGGTCACCGGCCGGCAGCAGGGCTTCGACCGGCTGCGCAAGAAGGACGGGCTGGCGCCCTACCCGTCGCGGGCGGAGAGCGAGCACGACCTGGTGGAGAACTCGCACGCCTCCACCTCGTTGTCCTACGCCGACGGGCTGGCGCGCTCGTTCCAGCTCACCGGCGGCGGCAGGCACGCCGTCGCGGTCGTCGGCGACGGCGCGCTGACCGGCGGGATGTGCTGGGAGGCGCTGAACAACATCGCCGCCGACCAGGAACGCCCGCTGGTGATCGTGGTCAACGACAACGGCCGGTCCTACGCCCCGACGATCGGCGGGCTGGCCGAGCACCTGGCGGCGCTGCGGCTCAACCCCGGCTACGAGAAGGCGCTGGAAAGCGGCAGGCGCACGCTGCGCAACCTGCCGGTGGTGGGGCGCCCGCTCTACACCGGGCTGCACGCGGCGAAGTCCGGGCTCAAGGACGCCTTCAGCCCGCAGGTGATGTTCTCCGACCTCGGCATCAAATACCTCGGTCCGGTCGACGGGCACGACATGCGCGCCATGGAGCAGGCGCTGCAGATGGCCCGCTCGTTCGGCGGCCCGGTGATCGTGCACGCGGTGACCCGCAAGGGCAACGGTTTCGCGCCCGCCGAGAACCACGAGGCCGACCAGATGCACCAGGTCAAGGTGATCGATCCGGAGACCGGGGCGCCCACCAAGCCCGCGCCGACGAGCTGGACGAACGTCTACTCCGACGAGCTGGTGCGCATCGGCGCCGAACGCTCCGACGTGGTGGCGCTGACCGCGGCGATGCTCGGGCCGACCGGACTGGACAAGTTCGCCAAGGCGTACCCGGAGCGCTGCTTCGACGTGGGCATCGCCGAGCAGCACGCGATGACCTCGGCCGCGGGCATGGCGATGGGCGGGCTGCACCCGGTGTTCGCGGTGTACTCGACGTTCCTGAACCGGGCCTTCGACCAGCTGCTGCTGGACGTGGCGCTGCACCGGCAGCCGGTCACGGTGACCTTGGACCGCTCCGGGATCACCGGTGACGACGGTCCGAGCCACAACGGCATGTGGGACCTGTCGATCCTCGGCGTGATCCCCGGCATCCGGGTGGCCGCGCCGCGCGACGCGGTCACGTTGCGGGAGGAACTGCGGGAGGCCGTGGCCGTCGACGACGGGCCCACGGTGGTGCGGTTCTCGAAGGGCTCGGTCATCGAAGAGGTCCCCGCCGTGGAGCGGGTCGGCGGTGTGGACGTGCTGCACCGGCCTGATCGCGGTGAGCGCAGCGATGTGCTGCTGGCCGTGGTCGGCGCGTTCGGCGAGGCGGCGGTCGCCGCGGCCCGGCGGCTGTCCGCGCAGGGCATCGGCGTCACCGTCGTGGACCCGCGCTGGGTGCTGCCGGTGCCGGAGCAGGTCGTGACCATGGTCGGCGAGCACGAGCTGGTGGTCACGCTGGAGGACTGCGGCAGGCACGGCGGCTTCGGCTGGTCGCTGGCGGCGGCGCTGCGGGACGCGGGGATCGACGTGCCGTTGCGGGACCTGGCGGTGCCGAACGAATTCCCGGAGCACGCCTCGCGCGAGGAGGTGCTCGCCGAACTCGGCCTGACCGAGCAGCAGGTGGCCCGGCAGATCACCGAGTGGGTCGCCGACCGGTTGCGTGCCGCGCAGCGCGAGTCCATCGGCGACACGCTCAGCCGCGAGGCCTGA
- a CDS encoding SAM-dependent methyltransferase, with the protein MGGGRTDSDDRSGADVPTSAQVWNYWQGGSEHGSAGREAGERGRLAFPGVVDVARSSRAFITRSVRFLVGEAGVDQVLDVGPGLPTANPTHEIAERISRHARVGYVDVDPQVRQRYQELLGEQPRHAVLDADMCDPRSTLLRVAESFDLNRPVGLMLMGVLGHAGDDEQVLRVVHGLVGGLASGSYLAVHETLDTDPEAARAAAEYAATGAPQYLLRSPEVVADYFRGLDLVDPGLVPCHQWRPDGAEPAAEHFSRCAVGRKP; encoded by the coding sequence ATGGGCGGCGGGCGAACGGATTCCGATGACCGGTCCGGTGCCGACGTCCCGACGTCCGCGCAGGTGTGGAACTACTGGCAGGGCGGTTCGGAACACGGCTCGGCCGGCCGCGAAGCGGGCGAGCGGGGGCGGCTGGCGTTTCCCGGCGTGGTCGACGTGGCCCGCTCCAGCCGGGCGTTCATCACCCGCTCCGTGCGCTTCCTCGTCGGCGAGGCCGGTGTCGACCAGGTGCTGGACGTCGGCCCCGGCCTGCCGACGGCGAACCCGACGCACGAGATCGCCGAACGGATCAGCCGGCACGCCCGGGTCGGCTACGTCGACGTCGACCCGCAGGTCCGGCAGCGCTACCAGGAGCTGCTCGGCGAGCAGCCGCGGCACGCCGTCCTCGACGCCGACATGTGCGATCCGCGGTCGACCCTGCTTCGCGTCGCGGAGTCCTTCGATCTGAACCGCCCGGTCGGGCTCATGCTGATGGGCGTGCTCGGGCACGCGGGCGACGATGAACAAGTGCTGCGGGTGGTGCACGGCCTGGTCGGCGGCCTCGCCTCCGGCAGCTACCTCGCCGTTCACGAGACGCTCGACACCGACCCCGAGGCAGCGCGAGCGGCCGCGGAGTACGCCGCGACCGGTGCGCCGCAGTACCTCCTGCGCAGTCCGGAGGTGGTGGCGGACTACTTCCGCGGCCTGGACCTCGTCGATCCCGGGCTGGTGCCCTGCCACCAGTGGCGACCCGACGGCGCGGAGCCCGCTGCGGAGCACTTCTCCCGCTGCGCCGTGGGCCGCAAACCGTAG
- a CDS encoding response regulator transcription factor, with protein sequence MRILVVEDEQPLADAVARGLRREGMAVDVAYDGADGQEKAAITRYDVIVLDRDLPVLSGDQLCREVVASGELTRVLMLTASAAVQDRVDGLSLGADDYLAKPFAFPELTARVRALGRRATPAVPPLLTARELSLDPARRVVSRDGAEVDLTRKEFGVLEVLLAAGGAVVSSEELLERVWDENADPFTTTVRVTVMTLRKKLGEPGVIETVVGSGYQVPTAARTEYE encoded by the coding sequence GTGCGAATCCTTGTCGTGGAGGACGAGCAGCCGCTGGCGGACGCCGTCGCTCGCGGGCTGCGCCGGGAGGGCATGGCCGTGGACGTCGCCTACGACGGCGCCGACGGCCAGGAGAAGGCCGCGATCACCCGCTACGACGTGATCGTGCTGGACCGGGACCTGCCGGTGCTGTCCGGGGACCAGTTGTGCCGCGAGGTGGTGGCTTCCGGCGAGCTGACCCGCGTGCTCATGCTGACGGCCAGCGCCGCGGTGCAGGACCGGGTGGACGGGCTGTCGCTCGGTGCCGACGACTACTTGGCCAAACCGTTCGCGTTCCCGGAGTTGACCGCGCGGGTGCGCGCGCTGGGCAGGCGGGCCACACCGGCCGTCCCGCCGCTGCTGACCGCACGGGAGCTGTCGCTGGACCCGGCGCGGCGGGTGGTCTCCCGCGACGGCGCCGAGGTCGACCTGACGCGCAAGGAGTTCGGGGTCCTGGAAGTGCTGCTCGCTGCGGGCGGCGCCGTGGTCAGTTCCGAGGAGCTGCTGGAGCGGGTGTGGGACGAGAACGCCGACCCGTTCACCACCACGGTGCGGGTCACGGTGATGACGTTGCGCAAGAAGCTCGGCGAGCCCGGCGTGATCGAAACCGTCGTCGGCTCCGGCTACCAGGTGCCCACGGCGGCCCGCACCGAGTACGAGTGA
- a CDS encoding HAMP domain-containing sensor histidine kinase: MIRRGPGLRVRLTLLATGLVAAVSGLLLWLGWMLAGNVVAAVPRLPPGSRVRVAGAEVPAENLGAALRSAARDQVLTIGGIAFVAVVAAAAVLAWTVTGRVLRPLQEVTGSARRLSAESLDERIELTGPRDEVAELADTFDAMLDRLQAAFDSQRRFVANASHELRTPLSVLRTELDVTLSDPDADAAELRRMATVVREATTRAERLVEALLLLARTEGAELATREPVDLDEVVTRAWNGVRDEAAARSLQLTRTAGRSLVQGDPALLERVAGNLLENAVRHNVDGGWVEVSTGEGTLRVASSGPVIDADQVDALFDPFRRAGIQRTARTGAGLGLSIVRAAVTAHEGHLHASPVNTGGLAITVSFPPRQ; encoded by the coding sequence CTGATCCGCCGCGGTCCCGGCCTGCGGGTGCGGTTGACGCTGCTGGCGACCGGGCTGGTCGCCGCGGTGAGCGGATTGCTGCTGTGGCTGGGATGGATGCTGGCGGGCAACGTCGTCGCCGCGGTTCCGCGCTTGCCACCGGGCAGCCGGGTGCGGGTGGCCGGGGCGGAGGTGCCCGCGGAGAACCTGGGCGCCGCGTTGCGCAGCGCCGCACGGGATCAGGTGCTGACCATCGGCGGGATCGCGTTCGTCGCGGTGGTCGCGGCGGCCGCGGTGCTGGCGTGGACCGTCACCGGACGCGTGCTGCGGCCGTTGCAAGAGGTCACCGGCTCGGCGCGGCGGCTGTCCGCGGAGTCGCTGGACGAGCGGATCGAGCTGACCGGTCCGCGCGACGAGGTGGCCGAGCTGGCGGACACCTTCGACGCGATGCTGGACCGGTTGCAGGCCGCGTTCGATTCGCAGCGGCGGTTCGTCGCCAACGCCAGCCACGAGCTGCGCACTCCGCTGTCGGTGCTGCGCACCGAGCTGGACGTGACGCTGTCCGACCCGGACGCGGACGCCGCGGAGCTGCGCCGGATGGCGACCGTGGTGCGCGAGGCCACCACCCGCGCGGAACGCTTGGTCGAGGCGCTGCTGCTGCTCGCCCGCACGGAGGGGGCCGAGCTCGCCACCCGCGAGCCGGTGGACTTGGACGAGGTGGTCACCCGCGCCTGGAACGGCGTGCGCGACGAGGCAGCGGCCCGCTCGCTGCAGCTGACCCGCACGGCCGGGCGGTCGCTGGTGCAGGGTGATCCGGCACTGCTGGAGCGGGTGGCGGGCAACCTGCTGGAGAACGCGGTGCGGCACAACGTCGACGGCGGCTGGGTCGAGGTCAGCACCGGGGAGGGAACGCTCCGGGTCGCTTCCTCCGGGCCGGTGATCGACGCGGATCAGGTCGACGCCCTGTTCGATCCGTTCCGCCGCGCCGGAATTCAGCGAACCGCCCGCACCGGGGCCGGGCTCGGCCTGTCCATCGTCCGAGCCGCCGTCACCGCCCACGAAGGTCACCTGCACGCCAGTCCTGTCAACACCGGCGGCCTCGCCATCACCGTCTCCTTTCCACCTCGCCAGTAG
- a CDS encoding Uma2 family endonuclease translates to MVALVQHELGPFTVEDWRVLPPREDGSRLELIEGYWLVTPAPTGQHQFAEKRILNAFDAAIAAAERSDLTALSGIGVEVSTPYRTAINPDFAVLGVAPIGTKFAASDVLLVGEIWSPGNTSIEQRGKFDGCERKKIPFFWSIAQDEIGPTELVTYRLIGRRYELEDHIKLGDGPQTMTAGPVPVELDLAHLRYPRR, encoded by the coding sequence GTGGTCGCGCTGGTGCAGCACGAACTCGGACCTTTCACGGTCGAGGACTGGCGTGTGCTGCCCCCTCGCGAAGACGGTTCGCGCCTGGAACTGATCGAGGGCTACTGGCTCGTGACACCCGCCCCCACCGGGCAGCACCAGTTCGCGGAAAAGCGCATCCTCAACGCGTTCGATGCGGCGATCGCTGCCGCGGAGAGATCGGACCTGACCGCGCTGAGCGGCATCGGAGTGGAAGTCAGCACGCCCTACCGCACCGCCATCAACCCGGACTTCGCGGTGCTCGGCGTAGCGCCGATCGGCACGAAGTTCGCCGCCTCGGATGTGCTGCTCGTTGGCGAGATCTGGTCCCCCGGCAACACGTCCATCGAGCAACGTGGCAAGTTCGACGGCTGCGAGCGCAAGAAGATCCCGTTCTTCTGGAGCATCGCCCAGGACGAGATCGGGCCGACCGAGCTGGTCACCTACCGATTGATCGGGCGTCGCTACGAGCTGGAGGACCACATCAAGCTCGGCGACGGTCCCCAGACGATGACGGCTGGTCCGGTACCCGTCGAGCTCGACCTCGCGCATTTGCGGTATCCGCGGCGGTAG
- a CDS encoding 3-hydroxyacyl-CoA dehydrogenase NAD-binding domain-containing protein: MSTQTDFAALFPDEVVTEARTRLLDVPGLRGKLALITIDNGHDHTKPSTFGPGGLTSLNTALDEAFAAEPAAIAVTGKPFVFAVGADLSGIGQISQREHAHQVAKTGHDVFRRLTESTIPTFAFVNGATLGGGLELALSCHYRTVSEGVSAVAFPECFLGLFPGWGGTQLLPNLIGADSAVSVIIENSLNQNKMLDAKKATGLGIFDELLGSADFLEESVRWAARVANGEQTVQRPEVDRGQAWDDAVERAKGIVQARTQGASPAVTRAVELIELARGNDLDAGYAAETEALADALMSDELRAGLYSFDLTQKRAKKPAGAPDKSLAREVNKVGVVGAGLMAGQLALLFVRRLQVPVVITDVDQGRIDKGVAYIHGEIDKLAGKGRLSPDATNRLKALVTGSLDKAAFADADFVIEAVFEEMSVKQKVFGELEQHVSPEAILATNTSSLSISEMAAQLNNPERVVGFHFFNPVAVLPLLEVVRGAKTDDGALATAFSVSKQLKKSSVLVSDAPAFVVNRLLTRFMGEIIATVDEGTPFDVADRALTPLGLPMSPLVLLQLVGPAVAQHVNETMHAAYPDRFGLSDNLDRFVKAGKTAVWQSDEAGNQVLDPEVAELWVQGSNPSTEEQVRERALRALAEEAQLMLDEEVVAEPHDLDLCMILGAGWPFWLGGITPYLDRAGHAEQVNGKRFLPRGVASVPTA, from the coding sequence GTGAGCACGCAGACCGACTTCGCAGCGCTGTTCCCGGACGAGGTCGTCACCGAGGCCCGCACGCGGCTGCTGGACGTGCCGGGGCTGCGCGGCAAACTAGCGCTGATCACCATCGACAACGGCCACGACCACACCAAGCCGTCCACGTTCGGCCCTGGCGGGCTGACTTCGCTGAACACCGCGCTGGACGAGGCGTTCGCCGCCGAGCCCGCCGCGATCGCGGTCACCGGCAAGCCGTTCGTGTTCGCCGTGGGCGCGGACCTGTCCGGGATCGGGCAGATCTCCCAGCGCGAGCACGCGCACCAGGTGGCCAAAACCGGGCACGACGTGTTCCGGCGGCTGACCGAGTCGACGATCCCGACCTTCGCGTTCGTCAACGGGGCGACGCTGGGCGGCGGGCTGGAACTCGCGCTGTCCTGCCACTACCGGACCGTGTCCGAGGGCGTCTCGGCGGTCGCGTTCCCGGAGTGCTTCCTCGGGTTGTTCCCCGGCTGGGGCGGCACGCAGCTGCTGCCGAACCTGATCGGCGCCGACTCCGCGGTCAGCGTGATCATCGAGAACTCGCTGAACCAGAACAAGATGCTCGACGCGAAGAAGGCCACCGGCCTGGGCATCTTCGACGAGCTGCTGGGCAGCGCCGACTTCCTGGAGGAGTCGGTGCGCTGGGCGGCGCGCGTCGCGAACGGCGAGCAGACCGTCCAGCGTCCGGAGGTCGACCGCGGCCAGGCGTGGGATGACGCGGTCGAGCGCGCCAAGGGGATCGTGCAGGCCCGCACCCAGGGCGCCTCGCCCGCGGTGACCAGGGCCGTCGAGCTGATCGAGCTGGCCCGCGGCAACGACCTCGACGCCGGCTACGCCGCCGAGACCGAGGCGCTGGCCGACGCGCTGATGTCGGACGAGCTGCGCGCCGGGCTATACTCGTTCGACCTGACCCAGAAGCGCGCCAAGAAACCGGCCGGGGCCCCGGACAAGTCGCTGGCCCGCGAGGTCAACAAGGTCGGCGTGGTCGGCGCCGGACTGATGGCCGGGCAGCTCGCGCTGCTGTTCGTGCGGCGGCTGCAGGTGCCGGTGGTGATCACCGACGTGGACCAGGGGCGCATCGACAAGGGCGTGGCCTACATCCACGGCGAGATCGACAAGCTGGCGGGCAAGGGGCGGTTGTCGCCGGACGCGACCAACCGGCTCAAGGCGCTGGTCACCGGCTCGCTGGACAAGGCGGCGTTCGCCGACGCCGACTTCGTCATCGAAGCGGTCTTCGAGGAGATGTCGGTCAAGCAGAAGGTGTTCGGCGAGCTGGAGCAGCACGTCTCCCCCGAGGCGATCCTGGCCACCAACACCTCCTCGCTGTCGATCAGCGAGATGGCCGCGCAGCTGAACAACCCCGAGCGGGTCGTGGGCTTCCACTTCTTCAACCCGGTCGCGGTGCTGCCGCTGCTGGAGGTCGTGCGCGGCGCCAAGACCGATGACGGCGCGCTGGCCACCGCGTTCTCGGTGAGCAAGCAGCTGAAGAAGTCCAGCGTGCTGGTCTCCGACGCCCCGGCGTTCGTGGTGAACCGGCTGCTGACGCGGTTCATGGGCGAGATCATCGCGACGGTCGACGAAGGCACCCCGTTCGACGTGGCCGATCGCGCGCTGACCCCGCTGGGGCTGCCGATGAGCCCGCTGGTGCTGCTGCAACTGGTCGGCCCGGCGGTGGCGCAGCACGTCAACGAGACGATGCACGCCGCCTACCCGGACCGCTTCGGGCTCAGCGACAACCTGGACCGGTTCGTCAAGGCGGGCAAGACCGCCGTGTGGCAGTCCGACGAAGCGGGCAACCAGGTTCTCGACCCCGAGGTCGCCGAGCTGTGGGTGCAGGGCTCGAACCCGTCCACCGAGGAGCAGGTGCGGGAGCGGGCGCTGCGGGCGCTGGCCGAGGAAGCGCAGCTGATGCTCGACGAGGAGGTCGTCGCCGAGCCGCACGACCTCGACCTGTGCATGATCCTCGGCGCGGGCTGGCCGTTCTGGCTGGGCGGCATCACGCCGTACCTGGACCGCGCTGGGCACGCCGAGCAGGTCAACGGCAAGCGGTTCCTGCCGCGGGGCGTGGCCTCGGTGCCGACCGCCTGA